A single region of the uncultured Draconibacterium sp. genome encodes:
- a CDS encoding acyl-CoA carboxylase subunit beta, which translates to MSLRSNVLDLRKRKKEVQKGGGDKAIEKQVKMGKLTARERILALLDKNSFHEYDLFVEHAAKDFGMEGKTLHGDGVIIGTGTIYDKPVCIFAQDFTVAGGSLGLMHARKITKIMDHALKMRVPLIGINDSGGARIQEGVNSLAGYGEIFFRNTLASGVIPQISVILGPCAGGAVYSPALTDFVFVVENISKMFITGPSVVKSVLGEEVSMEELGGAKVHAEVTGNAHFYAETEMECFDQIKTLISFIPRSNLKKALPHKPKAPLKGVKVEDIVPADPRIPYDMRDVLKSITDGSEFFEVMERFAPNIIVGFGRMNGETVGFVANQPMVLAGVLDIDSSDKAARFIRYCDAFNIPIITMEDLPGYLPGVDQEHAGVIRHGAKILYAYSEATVPKVTVIVRKAYGGGYIAMNSRHLRADFVFAWPTAEIAVMGPEGAANIVFRKEIAEAENPEEMRQQKIEEYKEKFANPYVAAAQGYIDEVIEPSETRSRILHALQVSENKSASMPAKKHGIPPF; encoded by the coding sequence ATGTCACTAAGAAGTAACGTACTCGATCTTCGTAAAAGAAAGAAAGAAGTACAAAAAGGTGGTGGAGATAAAGCCATTGAGAAACAGGTAAAAATGGGTAAGCTCACAGCCCGTGAACGTATCCTGGCCTTGTTAGATAAAAACTCATTTCACGAATACGACTTATTTGTAGAGCACGCCGCCAAAGATTTTGGCATGGAAGGTAAAACCTTACATGGCGACGGTGTTATTATCGGTACCGGTACTATCTACGATAAACCGGTTTGTATTTTTGCCCAGGACTTTACCGTTGCCGGTGGTTCGTTGGGTTTGATGCATGCCCGTAAAATCACAAAAATTATGGACCATGCGTTGAAAATGCGTGTTCCGTTAATTGGTATTAACGACTCGGGTGGTGCGCGTATCCAGGAAGGTGTTAACTCGCTGGCCGGTTACGGTGAGATTTTCTTCCGTAACACACTGGCATCAGGTGTAATTCCTCAAATCTCGGTAATTCTTGGCCCATGTGCCGGTGGAGCGGTTTATTCGCCAGCACTTACCGACTTTGTTTTTGTGGTAGAAAACATTTCGAAAATGTTCATTACCGGACCGTCGGTAGTTAAATCAGTTTTGGGCGAAGAAGTTTCGATGGAAGAACTGGGCGGTGCAAAAGTACATGCCGAAGTTACCGGAAATGCACATTTCTATGCCGAAACTGAAATGGAATGTTTTGATCAGATAAAAACACTGATCAGCTTTATTCCACGTAGTAACCTGAAAAAAGCATTACCACATAAACCTAAAGCGCCGTTAAAAGGAGTTAAGGTTGAAGACATTGTTCCTGCTGATCCAAGAATTCCTTACGATATGCGCGATGTACTTAAAAGCATCACCGATGGTTCTGAATTTTTTGAGGTAATGGAACGTTTTGCGCCAAACATCATTGTTGGTTTTGGTCGTATGAATGGCGAAACTGTTGGTTTTGTTGCCAACCAGCCAATGGTACTTGCTGGAGTACTTGATATTGACAGTTCGGACAAAGCAGCTCGTTTTATCCGTTACTGCGACGCTTTCAACATTCCTATTATTACCATGGAAGACTTGCCGGGCTACCTGCCAGGTGTAGACCAGGAGCATGCCGGAGTAATTCGTCACGGTGCAAAAATTCTTTATGCATACAGCGAAGCTACCGTTCCAAAAGTAACTGTTATTGTGCGTAAAGCTTATGGAGGTGGTTACATTGCCATGAACTCGCGTCACCTACGTGCCGACTTTGTTTTCGCATGGCCAACAGCCGAAATTGCAGTTATGGGACCGGAAGGTGCTGCTAACATCGTATTCCGCAAAGAAATTGCAGAAGCCGAGAATCCGGAAGAAATGCGCCAGCAAAAAATCGAGGAGTACAAAGAGAAGTTTGCCAATCCTTATGTTGCTGCTGCACAAGGTTATATCGACGAGGTAATCGAGCCTAGCGAAACACGTTCACGCATATTGCATGCCTTACAGGTTTCTGAAAACAAGAGTGCTTCTATGCCAGCTAAAAAACATGGAATTCCTCCGTTTTAA
- a CDS encoding biotin/lipoyl-containing protein, which yields MAEEKELKNLVIQGAVYKTTYTKRFENRIKYVTPDPNELYSFIPGTIIDIFIKTKQKVKEGETLLLLEAMKMENQVRMPFDGEIVKIHVKKGEVIPNRHLMIEIKPTK from the coding sequence ATGGCAGAAGAAAAAGAGCTTAAAAACCTTGTTATCCAAGGAGCTGTTTACAAAACAACTTATACCAAAAGGTTTGAGAACAGGATTAAATATGTAACTCCGGATCCGAATGAACTCTATTCATTTATTCCGGGAACGATCATCGATATTTTTATAAAAACAAAACAAAAGGTGAAAGAAGGAGAAACACTTCTGTTGCTTGAGGCCATGAAAATGGAAAACCAGGTAAGAATGCCTTTTGATGGAGAGATTGTAAAAATTCACGTTAAAAAAGGCGAGGTTATTCCTAACCGCCATTTAATGATTGAAATTAAACCGACAAAATAA
- the ispE gene encoding 4-(cytidine 5'-diphospho)-2-C-methyl-D-erythritol kinase, with translation MITFPNAKINIGLNVVEKRPDGYHNLETIFYPVKLADVLEVVDAEETSFSSSGIEIDAAPESNLVYKAYSLLAGDFNLSAIKMHLHKVIPFGAGLGGGSADAAFALKMLNDYFGLGLTSAQLEDYAARIGADCPFFIQNKPTFAYGIGDRFKPVNIDLSAYEVVIVKPPFSVGTPQAYQNIVPAKPEFNLLEIDQLPIEEWKSVVKNDFEKSVFPQFPEIENLKNKLYEAGAVYASMSGSGSAVYGIFRHLPTNLDKYLPKGIFIYR, from the coding sequence ATGATCACATTTCCCAATGCTAAAATTAATATCGGGCTGAATGTTGTGGAGAAACGACCGGATGGTTACCACAACCTGGAAACCATTTTCTACCCGGTAAAATTAGCGGATGTTTTGGAAGTGGTCGATGCCGAAGAAACGAGCTTTTCTTCTTCGGGAATTGAGATTGATGCTGCGCCGGAGAGTAACCTTGTTTACAAAGCTTATTCTTTGCTTGCCGGAGATTTTAACCTTTCGGCGATAAAAATGCATCTGCACAAAGTAATTCCGTTTGGAGCGGGGCTTGGTGGTGGTTCGGCCGACGCAGCTTTTGCCTTAAAAATGCTGAACGATTATTTTGGCCTGGGGTTAACATCAGCTCAACTGGAAGATTATGCCGCCCGAATTGGTGCCGATTGCCCGTTTTTTATTCAAAACAAACCCACTTTTGCATACGGCATTGGCGATCGGTTTAAACCGGTAAATATCGATTTGTCGGCCTACGAGGTAGTAATTGTTAAACCTCCGTTTTCAGTTGGTACACCACAAGCTTATCAAAATATTGTACCGGCAAAGCCTGAATTTAACCTGCTGGAAATTGACCAGCTTCCCATCGAAGAATGGAAATCGGTGGTGAAAAACGATTTCGAGAAAAGCGTATTTCCGCAGTTCCCCGAGATTGAAAATTTAAAGAATAAGCTCTACGAAGCAGGCGCAGTCTATGCATCTATGTCGGGAAGCGGTTCTGCTGTATATGGTATCTTTCGCCATTTACCGACAAATTTAGACAAATACCTACCAAAAGGTATTTTTATTTACCGATAG
- a CDS encoding LptF/LptG family permease: MKWYKTIDFYISKKFLGTFFYAIGLILSIAIVFDISENLDEFLSKDIPMKDIVFDYYMNFIPYFANLFSPLFTFIAVIYFTSKMTYNTEIIAILSNGVSYRRLMRPYLVSALVIALFSFMLGNYVIPPANKTMNDFRHNYIRSKSVGTERNIHRQIEPGTYIYMQSFNANNVGMRFTLERFEDSELVEKLTAQNIRWDKETGKWVINSYWKRNIFEDHETFEKGYRMDTTLNMVPGDFQRLSNEMETYTTPALLKEIKLMKMRGVNTIEWEIEKHKRIANPFAAFILTLIGAGLASRKVKGGLGLHIGLGLLLAFSYILFMQISTVFAVSGTVPIVFAIWLPNLIYAVLALFVYRWAAR, from the coding sequence ATGAAGTGGTATAAAACAATAGATTTTTACATTTCGAAAAAGTTCCTGGGAACTTTCTTTTATGCCATTGGTCTGATTTTAAGTATCGCCATTGTTTTCGATATTTCTGAAAACCTCGACGAATTCCTTTCGAAAGACATTCCTATGAAGGATATTGTTTTTGACTATTACATGAACTTTATCCCTTATTTTGCCAACCTGTTCAGTCCGCTGTTTACCTTTATTGCGGTAATTTATTTTACCTCGAAAATGACTTATAACACCGAGATTATTGCCATTTTAAGCAACGGTGTTTCTTATAGACGTTTAATGAGGCCTTACCTGGTTTCGGCACTTGTAATTGCATTGTTTTCGTTTATGCTGGGCAACTACGTTATTCCGCCTGCCAATAAAACCATGAATGATTTCAGGCACAATTATATCAGGAGCAAATCGGTTGGTACCGAACGAAATATACACCGCCAAATTGAACCCGGCACCTACATTTATATGCAAAGTTTTAACGCCAACAATGTAGGAATGCGTTTTACTTTAGAGCGTTTCGAAGACTCGGAGTTAGTTGAAAAACTTACTGCACAAAACATTCGATGGGACAAGGAAACCGGGAAGTGGGTAATTAATTCGTACTGGAAACGAAATATTTTTGAGGATCATGAAACCTTCGAAAAAGGTTACCGAATGGACACCACTCTTAATATGGTACCGGGCGATTTTCAACGCCTCAGCAACGAAATGGAAACCTATACCACACCGGCACTTCTAAAAGAAATTAAATTAATGAAGATGCGTGGTGTAAACACTATTGAATGGGAAATTGAAAAACATAAACGTATTGCGAATCCGTTTGCTGCTTTTATTTTAACACTTATTGGCGCCGGTCTTGCATCGCGCAAAGTAAAAGGAGGACTGGGACTGCACATTGGACTGGGGCTGCTACTGGCGTTCTCCTACATCCTGTTTATGCAAATTTCAACCGTATTTGCTGTTAGTGGCACTGTACCAATCGTTTTTGCTATCTGGCTACCGAATCTAATATATGCCGTACTCGCATTATTTGTTTATCGTTGGGCAGCCCGTTAA
- the tgt gene encoding tRNA guanosine(34) transglycosylase Tgt has protein sequence MQFELQKTADNSRARTGVITTDHGTIETPIFMPVGTAGSVKGIHTRDIKEDINAQIILGNTYHLYLRPGIDVIEKAGGLHKFNRWDRPILTDSGGFQVFSLGDIRKLSEEGARFQSHIDGSYHMFTPENVMDIQRTIGADIIMAFDECTPGDADYNYAKRSLELTQRWLERCFKQFNSTEPKYGYSQTLFPIVQGNTFADLRKAAVANVKTFDADGYAIGGLSVGETEEEMYEMTEVCTADLPENKPRYLMGVGTPVNILEGIHRGIDMFDCVMPTRNGRNGMLFTSEGIINIRNKKWENDHSPIDENGTSFVDEYSKSYLRHLIISNEMLGAQIASQHNLAFYLWLVKTARQKIQNGDFVSWKNEMVLKLKERL, from the coding sequence ATGCAATTCGAACTACAGAAAACAGCAGATAACTCGCGTGCCCGTACCGGTGTAATTACCACCGACCACGGCACAATTGAAACGCCAATATTTATGCCGGTTGGAACAGCCGGATCGGTGAAAGGAATTCATACCCGCGATATAAAAGAGGACATTAATGCCCAAATTATTTTGGGGAATACCTACCATTTGTATTTACGTCCCGGAATTGATGTGATTGAAAAAGCAGGTGGCCTGCACAAATTCAATCGTTGGGATCGCCCGATTTTAACCGATAGCGGAGGTTTCCAGGTTTTTTCGTTGGGCGATATTCGCAAACTCAGCGAAGAAGGAGCGCGTTTTCAGTCGCATATCGATGGATCGTACCATATGTTCACACCTGAAAATGTGATGGATATTCAGCGTACTATTGGCGCCGATATTATTATGGCTTTTGATGAGTGTACACCGGGCGATGCCGATTACAATTATGCCAAACGATCGCTGGAACTGACACAACGCTGGCTGGAGCGCTGTTTTAAACAGTTTAACAGTACCGAGCCCAAATATGGTTATTCGCAAACGCTATTCCCTATTGTTCAGGGAAATACATTTGCCGATTTGCGAAAAGCTGCCGTGGCCAACGTAAAAACTTTTGATGCCGATGGTTATGCAATCGGGGGTTTATCGGTTGGCGAAACAGAAGAGGAAATGTACGAAATGACGGAAGTTTGCACCGCCGATCTTCCTGAAAATAAACCTCGCTACCTGATGGGAGTTGGAACACCGGTAAATATTCTGGAAGGCATTCATCGCGGGATTGACATGTTCGATTGTGTGATGCCCACCCGAAACGGCCGCAACGGAATGTTGTTTACCAGCGAAGGCATTATTAATATCCGCAATAAAAAATGGGAAAACGACCATTCTCCCATCGATGAAAACGGAACATCGTTTGTCGACGAGTATTCAAAATCTTATCTTCGTCACCTTATAATTTCGAACGAAATGTTGGGTGCGCAAATTGCAAGTCAGCATAACCTGGCATTTTACCTGTGGCTGGTAAAAACGGCCCGCCAAAAAATACAAAACGGCGATTTTGTAAGCTGGAAAAACGAGATGGTATTAAAACTAAAAGAAAGACTGTAG